A single region of the Leptothrix cholodnii SP-6 genome encodes:
- a CDS encoding sugar phosphate isomerase/epimerase family protein, whose product MKISVQIYSIREAGDLDAQLALARRCGFEWVETVATHGLAPQAFAHKIASHGLKVSSMHAGIALLESDIATVLEACRLTGCPLVVMPWLPMGERPATAEGWRAISRRLATLGDAVRAAGLQLAYHNHDWEFLGYEGRTALEWIFSETTPEQLRWEADLGWVARAGADPWVWLDRLAERLICVHAKDIAPPGTAVNEDGWATLGQGIVPWTALLAHLRSRVELVVFEHDHPSDFAATLRGSQAFMQQHLA is encoded by the coding sequence ATGAAGATTTCAGTCCAGATCTATTCGATCCGCGAAGCCGGCGACCTCGATGCCCAGCTCGCACTCGCGCGCCGATGCGGTTTCGAGTGGGTGGAAACCGTCGCCACGCACGGCCTTGCGCCGCAGGCCTTTGCACACAAGATCGCCTCGCACGGACTCAAGGTGTCGTCGATGCACGCCGGCATCGCACTGCTGGAGAGCGACATCGCGACCGTGCTCGAAGCCTGCCGCCTGACCGGCTGCCCGCTGGTCGTCATGCCCTGGCTGCCGATGGGCGAACGCCCCGCCACCGCCGAAGGCTGGCGCGCCATCAGCCGCCGCCTCGCCACATTGGGCGATGCCGTGCGTGCCGCCGGCCTGCAGCTGGCGTATCACAACCACGACTGGGAGTTCCTCGGCTACGAGGGCCGCACCGCGCTCGAATGGATCTTCTCCGAGACCACGCCCGAGCAGCTGCGATGGGAGGCCGATCTCGGCTGGGTGGCGCGTGCCGGCGCCGATCCGTGGGTGTGGCTGGATCGCCTGGCCGAGCGCCTGATCTGTGTGCACGCCAAGGACATCGCGCCACCCGGCACCGCCGTGAACGAAGACGGCTGGGCCACGCTCGGCCAGGGCATCGTGCCGTGGACGGCGCTGCTGGCGCACCTCAGGAGCCGCGTCGAGCTGGTGGTGTTCGAACACGATCACCCGAGCGACTTCGCCGCCACGCTGCGCGGCAGCCAGGCCTTCATGCAGCAGCACCTGGCCTGA
- a CDS encoding Gfo/Idh/MocA family protein gives MTLALGIIGAGNIFPAYLRTLKRSRQLRIVGLADAQPAAAQARAAESGLQAMTIDALLASDADLILNLTPPLAHHDVGMKALAAGKHFFTEKPLAATFAQGKELVALAKRKKLRIGCAPDTFLGAGAQATRALIDAGTVGTIRHGTAHFMSHGPDHWHPNPAFFYQPGAGPMFDMGPYYVTHLVHHLGPVASVSGTAHTTHKTRVIPFGDNAGKTIEVDVPTHVISHLTFASGAQIVLTVSFDVWQHGHTPMELYGDDGSILCHDPNLFGGSVKFARQKDAWSRLTDKRPYTTNSRGIGLIDMAQSIEAGRPHRCSESMALHVLEVMERSLDAARTGRPQRITTTCERPAPLEAKLF, from the coding sequence ATGACCCTCGCCCTCGGCATCATCGGTGCCGGCAACATCTTCCCCGCCTACCTGCGCACCCTCAAGCGCAGTCGCCAGCTGCGCATCGTCGGCCTGGCCGATGCCCAGCCCGCCGCCGCGCAGGCGCGTGCCGCCGAGTCCGGCCTGCAGGCAATGACCATCGACGCGCTGCTGGCCAGCGACGCCGATCTCATCCTCAACCTGACGCCGCCGCTCGCCCACCACGACGTCGGCATGAAGGCGCTCGCGGCGGGCAAGCACTTTTTCACCGAGAAGCCGCTCGCCGCCACCTTTGCGCAGGGCAAGGAGCTGGTGGCCTTGGCCAAGCGCAAGAAGCTGCGCATCGGCTGCGCGCCCGACACCTTTCTCGGTGCCGGCGCGCAGGCCACGCGCGCGCTGATCGACGCCGGCACGGTGGGCACCATCCGCCACGGCACGGCCCACTTCATGAGCCACGGCCCCGACCACTGGCACCCGAATCCGGCCTTCTTCTACCAGCCCGGCGCCGGCCCGATGTTCGACATGGGCCCCTATTACGTGACGCACCTGGTGCACCACCTCGGCCCGGTCGCCAGCGTCAGCGGCACAGCGCACACCACGCACAAGACCCGCGTGATCCCGTTCGGCGACAACGCCGGCAAGACCATCGAGGTCGACGTGCCGACCCACGTGATCAGCCACCTGACTTTCGCCAGTGGCGCGCAGATCGTGCTGACGGTCAGCTTCGACGTCTGGCAGCACGGCCACACGCCGATGGAGCTCTACGGCGACGACGGCAGCATCCTCTGCCACGACCCCAACCTGTTCGGCGGCAGCGTCAAGTTCGCGCGCCAGAAGGACGCCTGGTCGCGCCTGACCGACAAGCGCCCGTACACCACCAATTCGCGTGGCATCGGCCTGATCGACATGGCGCAGTCCATCGAAGCCGGTCGGCCGCACCGCTGCAGCGAGTCGATGGCGCTGCACGTTCTCGAAGTCATGGAGCGCTCCTTGGACGCCGCCCGCACCGGCCGTCCGCAGCGCATCACGACCACCTGCGAGCGCCCCGCGCCGCTCGAGGCCAAGCTGTTCTGA